The window TATTGTATAGGCCCTAATATAAGGTGACCATGTTTATAAGACAATCCTCCCTTTTGCAATAActgttattgtaaaaataacattaacgttactttttgaaaataacttacatcatagtatagttaTATACTCACATGCTTTCCTGCCAAgccaaaaatgattttctccagcagttagcatttatatgactgcctgtttgtctttttcagctTTGACAttggtatttggcagcttgacatattccgtTTCTGCAGCAGAAACGTCAGAAGATGCTTTGGACTTgttttcactcgtcatgaatttatttcctctgtggcagaaaaacacgttacacgagccttcagaaactcctgcaggttacACTGGACTAACAAAACTCTTTTAGAGCTGACTGACTCTACACACTCACTagaaacagactttaagacactcgctggcctagcaacattaatgctacaaacaacccatacACTCTGTGTAGAAATCAGTTTTATACCAGTACTTTATCCATtgaaaaagaatatctgatgttgtgaacatgtaattgtCTAGCCATTAGCAGAGTGTGTATGCCAATTAACCTATTGACCGACATGCTAAACCGGTCAAAAATATTATTAGCCGTTAACCATTGGCATCCctacttttaaataaatgctgttGCTCACATCAAAATAGTAATTACagtaacatgaaaaaaaaaaacaagagacaaaaaaatTTGGTAGCGTTGACAATGTAGaacttacataaaaacaatgtgACCTCTTCTTCATGGAGAgtattttacattcatataaAAAGATGTAGCTATTGCAAAAGCGTATTTCCTCAGTTGGTGAACACTTGCCTAAAGTTAAAGTTACAGCTCaattgtttgtcttgtttatggattgttttttgttgataTGTTCTGCTATtatgtgttcttgtgtgttttatccATGAATCACTACAACTAAGTCTGTGCTTTTCCAATTCATATCTGTGTCGCAGTAGGTTCCTCTCATGTCTAAAGTCAAAGTCTAAAAGCTCTCCTGCATTTTCGCAAATGTTCGGCTTCACCTCTGGATGAATTCTTCTGTGCCTTTTCAAGTCTGGCATCTGACAGAATCTTTTCCCACTGTATGCGTTCTCATGTGGATCTTCAACTGATGTCCAAGTCTGAAATCTTTTCCACAAGTTTCGCAATtatacggcttctcacctgtgtggatttTCATATGCACTTTTAATATACCCAGCTCagagaatcttttctcacaagaGTCACATgggtacggcttctcacctgtgtggactctTATGTGATTTTTCAGGTATGCCATGCGCCCGAATCTTTTTCCACAAGTGTTACATGGGTACGGTTTCTCCCCTGTATGTGTTCTTATATGCCTTTTCACAGTCGTCCTGTCACTAAATCTTTTCCAACAGATGTTGCAAGGGTACGgtttctcacctgtgtggattctcatGTGCGTTTTCAAGTCTGCCATTCGACAGAATCCTTTCCCACAGGTGTTGCAGGGGTACGGCTTCTCCCCTGTGTGGACTCTCATATGCAGTTTTAAATCGCTCGGCTgagagaatcttttctcacaagtgttacatgggTACGGCCTCTCCCCTGTGTGGAATCTGAGATGTGTTTGTAAATTGTACTTGCACTTAAAAGACTTCCCACAAGTGTGACATTTAAAACACCGTTTCCCTATATAAGTATTACTGTGAATTTTTAATGTAGTAGAGCTGTCTTCATTGCTAGTGTGATTTTTGCTTCTGTCATGTCTCTTCTGTGCTTTTGTCTCTGCATTTCTAGTTGATCCTGAGTCTCCTTGTTTGCCTCCTATGTGATCTTGGCTCTCAGCTAAATGAGAGATGTGAGAGAGGAGCTGGTCAACACTGTTTGGATCTGGTACCACTGAGCTTTTAACTGACATGCTGACAACAtgctctttctctgctgcaCTCTGAGTTTCAACAGGACTCAAGTCCAGAATCTGATCTTCACCGTTGTCACTTTCCTCACAAGTAGCAGTCAACATGAAGGTTCCAGTCTCCTGCTTCAGTACCAGCTGTTCTCCATCCAGACTGGTGTACggttcctcctgttcctctttaatctgTGGAGGCTCTCGGTCCTCTTGGTCCAGACTGGAGTTCCTCTCCTGGttacagagctgctggtcagcGAGAACCTTCTCCACCTTACAGACATGATGCTGTGGGAGCTCTGGAAAGACAAAAAGGGGAAAGGGTGAAGAAAAAATGCAGTACCACTTTCTGATAAGGCActctttataaagggtttatgaGCATTAATTAAAAGGTGTAATCCAATGTTATTCATTGTGAGGCTCACAAGCCTCCTGCGGCTCAACAAGGTCTACTTGGCAGCTCGCAGCACAAGTAATAATTATGATAATGCAGCCAATACACATAATTCATAAAATACTCAAAACAGCTATTCTATTCATACACAATAAGGCAGTATAGGCTACAAACATGGGACTGTCAAACCCTGCTGAGACCTACCCTAACTCACTGTGATGTTGCCAGTATTGGTGGCCCCCTGAAGCTCCACAATGACAAAAGTGCTGTTGGACGTGTAAATGAATAGTGTATATATAGTACACAACACTGTATGTATGctgtcttcgttgttaaacaaccagcttcaccgggataggattactccagtgttaatcgttcgggatgtttttactgggagccgaattacccgcagaggtctcctcctctccaaaaacaaatgtacatgcaaattaaaatcatttaaatactaattaaagctgtttcacctaaaaaatctatatttctcCGACAATGTCTGGTGAGcactggacttcctggaggggctcttgcccaagctgctgctaacgtttgcccagtttatttctctgataacttaagatccagatgtccaactaaaatccttcttctggctaaaagatatagttaaaaacgaccGAAATTTATCAGGAAAATGTAgatctagttgtttttagacattttaatgcgtaataattatattatagctttaaaagGGTGGAAAGTGCATCAGTCTGGCAACACTGCTCACTCTCTTGGAAGGTCACAAGCTAGCTAACATGTAgtgcaaaaaaaacagatggagagaaacaaaacagtgtgccaagtgaataaaataaatcctCGGAGCATGcagcaactgaaaaaaaaacaactggagAGGGGACTATTAGGCAGACTGCAGGTGGCCAGAGCAAAAAAGGAAAGTATGAGCCATACAAGATGAGCAtaggaaatttttttttttaaaaagtggaccaacaaatttttatttgtcttccaCAGATCCAAGTTTGGTATCTGAAGATGTTCCCACTTTGAAAGCACTTGTACAAAAAGTGGTGTCCTTCTTAGTGAGCACATACACTTGTGAGTCAACATTCTCAAACATGAACACTAtcaagaggaaacagagaaaccGGATCACCAATGCACATCTTGAATCCCTCAgaaacattacaacattacaacaacaaactacaattaaagctgcaaacagcTATGAACGGGCCCTTGTACCTCGCGTGTGACAGAGGGAGCACCAGTCGTGGTATCACTATTGCAGGTCGGTTGATACGGCTCTGAATTTTCAGGATTatcagacactgtgtgaatgggttAAATATTATTCcctgtgtgcagtatgtggcactggagatgacatattggaaattgtgtatacatttCATGAACTATGTATCATTTAGGCAACACTTATTGTTGCCTATAGGCCATACTtcataagtgaaatattaatgtagcaatacatttaccagaggtCAACTCACATGGATATACCTTTTCATAAATATTGGACATTccatgtaggagataactatcactaTGGTAGCGCTTTGACTATGACTCAGTATTGACCTGTTTCATATTTTGGGCAAAATTTACCAGCACACCATCAAAATGTCTATCAGTAGCCTGGTAAATGTATTACTGCATTCATGTTGCACTTATACAGTATTGCCTAcgggcaacaggaagtgaagcctaaatgacacatagttcatcaaaaaacagcagtttaaaaataaagaactgCATTACTTGTCAAAAGCCtttgttcattttgtgaatGGACATAGACTACATGCACAAATACTATGACCTACTTCAACTGTGTAGCTTTTGAGTAATCTAATGTCAAAGTCCCTTCT is drawn from Thunnus albacares chromosome 2, fThuAlb1.1, whole genome shotgun sequence and contains these coding sequences:
- the LOC122999940 gene encoding zinc finger protein 271-like isoform X2, which translates into the protein MSSVECLRELINERLTAAAEEIFVVFQKTIVEYEDEIDRQRRLLDIVWKPEIKLHRIELPQHVCKEEEVLVDQQLCNQERNSSLDQEDPEPPQIKQEQEELYTSLDAEQVVLKQETETFMLTPTFEEGDNNKDQTLDLSPDETHNSNVAASQDRKGGKHEDSGSTRNAQLKPNKRLDKSKSHIKNEDNSTSLKIHSNTYTGKKSLKCDSCGKTFKCKSKLHTHMRVHTGEKPFSCNTCGRRFSEKAKVNRHMRTHTGEKPHSCNSCEKRFSRLGALKVHMRVHTELPQHHVCKVEKVLADQQLCNQERNSSLDQEDREPPQIKEEQEEPYTSLDGEQLVLKQETGTFMLTATCEESDNGEDQILDLSPVETQSAAEKEHVVSMSVKSSVVPDPNSVDQLLSHISHLAESQDHIGGKQGDSGSTRNAETKAQKRHDRSKNHTSNEDSSTTLKIHSNTYIGKRCFKCHTCGKSFKCKYNLQTHLRFHTGERPYPCNTCEKRFSQPSDLKLHMRVHTGEKPYPCNTCGKGFCRMADLKTHMRIHTGEKPYPCNICWKRFSDRTTVKRHIRTHTGEKPYPCNTCGKRFGRMAYLKNHIRVHTGEKPYPCDSCEKRFSELGILKVHMKIHTGEKPYNCETCGKDFRLGHQLKIHMRTHTVGKDSVRCQT
- the LOC122999940 gene encoding zinc finger protein 391-like isoform X10 — encoded protein: MSSVECLRELINERLTAAAEEIFVVFQKTIVEYEDEIDRQRRLLDIVWKPEIKLHRIELPQHHVCKVEKVLADQQLCNQERNSSLDQEDREPPQIKEEQEEPYTSLDGEQLVLKQETGTFMLTATCEESDNGEDQILDLSPVETQSAAEKEHVVSMSVKSSVVPDPNSVDQLLSHISHLAESQDHIGGKQGDSGSTRNAETKAQKRHDRSKNHTSNEDSSTTLKIHSNTYIGKRCFKCHTCGKSFKCKYNLQTHLRFHTGERPYPCNTCEKRFSQPSDLKLHMRVHTGEKPYPCNTCGKGFCRMADLKTHMRIHTGEKPYPCNICWKRFSDRTTVKRHIRTHTGEKPYPCNTCGKRFGRMAYLKNHIRVHTGEKPYPCDSCEKRFSELGILKVHMKIHTGEKPYNCETCGKDFRLGHQLKIHMRTHTVGKDSVRCQT
- the LOC122999940 gene encoding zinc finger protein 391-like isoform X9, with translation MSAVQYLREFINERLTAAAEEIFRVFQKTIVEYEEEINRQRRLLDIVWKPEIKLHRIELPQHHVCKVEKVLADQQLCNQERNSSLDQEDREPPQIKEEQEEPYTSLDGEQLVLKQETGTFMLTATCEESDNGEDQILDLSPVETQSAAEKEHVVSMSVKSSVVPDPNSVDQLLSHISHLAESQDHIGGKQGDSGSTRNAETKAQKRHDRSKNHTSNEDSSTTLKIHSNTYIGKRCFKCHTCGKSFKCKYNLQTHLRFHTGERPYPCNTCEKRFSQPSDLKLHMRVHTGEKPYPCNTCGKGFCRMADLKTHMRIHTGEKPYPCNICWKRFSDRTTVKRHIRTHTGEKPYPCNTCGKRFGRMAYLKNHIRVHTGEKPYPCDSCEKRFSELGILKVHMKIHTGEKPYNCETCGKDFRLGHQLKIHMRTHTVGKDSVRCQT